The DNA sequence TGATCTCCGATGGTCTTCTCGATATCACCCGCACGGTGGCCTCCTACATTCCGGAGTTTGCGACCAACGGCAAGGAGGTCGTGACCGTCGAACACGTCCTCACCCACGTTGCGGGATTTCCGTTGGCGCCGTTGGCCTATCCGCAGATGCTGGATCGCGGACAGCGACTGGCGGCGTTCGCCAAGTGGCGCCTGGTGTACCCGCCGGGCACCGAGTTGCAATATCACCTCACCTCGGCGGCGTGGGTCATCGGCGAGCTTTGCGAACGGATCACCGGTTCGTCCATCGCCGACTACCTGCGCAACGTGCTGTCCGGACCATTGGGGCTGGACAGCATCGAGATCGGTCCGCCGGTGGAGCGTCAGGGCGACGTGGCACCATTCGTCCAGATCGACGACGACATCGACGCTGAACCCAACCCGTGGGGTCCGTGGTATCTGTCCCGCCCAGAGATCCTGGCGGCGGGGGAGCCCAGCCACTCGCTGGTGTCGACGGCGAGCGACCTCGCCGGCTGGTATCAAGCGCTGATGGCATCGCCGCTGTGGCGGCCCGATGTGGTGGCCGACGCGACGCGAGTCAGGGTCACGCTTGCGGTCACCGGGGAGCGCGGGGGCACCGCCAGCGTGCCTGCCAACCAGGCGCTGTTCGTCTCGGTCGCCGGTGACGACGGACTGTCCCGGGCCTTTCTGCCGACTACCGGCAGTCCCGCGGTGTTCGGCCATGGTGGTGCGCCATGTCAGATCGGCTTCGCCGACCCCGACACCGGACTGTCGGTCGCCTTCCTGACCAACGGCTATCCCACGACCGGCTACGAGCAGAGCCGCATCGGTCGCAACCGCATCGTCAACATCGCCAACCTGGCCGCTGACGTGTTCAGCACGCCGCGGCGGCCGGAAAGAGGACACCGATGAGCGATTCTGCTAGCACCCTTGATGCTGGGATTGCTGCGATACTAGGCGATTTCGACAAAGCCCTGGACGACGCCGAGGGCGAACTGTCACATCTGCGGGACACCCCCGAAGACATGTCCGCCGAGCTGGAGCAGTCGGCAACGCTGATGCGCTGGCTCTACGACGGAGGCTGGACGCGGCACGGCTGGAGCGCCGATGTGGGCGGAAGCGGAGGCTCGGCTCTGGTGCGCTGCCAGATCCTGGAGCGACTGGCCCTGCGCGGCTACCCACTCCCGAACCACCTTCTGGTGTTGGAAGTGGTCGGGCCGGCCGTGGCCAAGCATGCGCCCGACCTGGCTGCACGCGTTCTGCCCGCCGCCTTGCGCGGTGACGAGCTGTGGTCGCAGGGCTTCTCCGAACCGGAAGCGGGAAGCGATCTTGCCGCATTGCGGACCGTGGCGGTCCCCGGTGCGGATGGCACCTTCACCGTGAACGGGCAGAAAATCTGGACCTCCTACGGCTGGCGTGCCGACCGCATGGTGCTGCTCGCCCGCACCGGCAGCGTGGCCGATCGGCATC is a window from the Mycolicibacterium anyangense genome containing:
- a CDS encoding serine hydrolase domain-containing protein produces the protein MSDDAPDPRRVELLLERCRLEVADGTLPSAQVAVHHRGREYACETFGDATPSTRYVLQSAGRTIIAGVVWKLISDGLLDITRTVASYIPEFATNGKEVVTVEHVLTHVAGFPLAPLAYPQMLDRGQRLAAFAKWRLVYPPGTELQYHLTSAAWVIGELCERITGSSIADYLRNVLSGPLGLDSIEIGPPVERQGDVAPFVQIDDDIDAEPNPWGPWYLSRPEILAAGEPSHSLVSTASDLAGWYQALMASPLWRPDVVADATRVRVTLAVTGERGGTASVPANQALFVSVAGDDGLSRAFLPTTGSPAVFGHGGAPCQIGFADPDTGLSVAFLTNGYPTTGYEQSRIGRNRIVNIANLAADVFSTPRRPERGHR